The following coding sequences are from one Microtus pennsylvanicus isolate mMicPen1 chromosome 1, mMicPen1.hap1, whole genome shotgun sequence window:
- the Rasa4b gene encoding ras GTPase-activating protein 4B isoform X4, with translation MEWRRSLRPRAPLPVLAPACQPRHSRCPREGTQASGSLPARPPRRRPAMARRSSLFIRIVEGKNLPAKDITGSSDPYCIVKVDNEPIIRTATVWKTLCPFWGEEYQVHLPPTFHAVAFYVMDEDALSRDDVIGKVCLTRDMLASHPKGFSGWTHLMEVDRNEEVQGEIHLRLEVVPGTHASRLRCSVLEARDLAPKDRNGASDPFVRVHYNGRTQETSVVKKSCYPRWNETFEFELEEGAAEALSVEAWDWDLVSRNDFLGKVVVNVQRLCSAQQEEGWFRLQPDQSKSRRGEGNLGSLQLEVRLRDETVLPSTCYQPLVQLLCQEVKLGTQGPGQLIPVIEETTSAECRQEVATTLLKLFLGQGLAKDFLDLLFQLELGRTSEANTLFRSNSLASKSMECFLKVAGMRYLHGILGPIIDRVFEEKKYVELDPSKVEVKDVGCSGLHRPLTEAEVLEQSAQTLRTHLVALLSALCRSVRACPAVVRATFRQLFRRVRERFPSAQHQNVPFIAVTSFLCLRFFSPAIMSPKLFHLRERHADARTSRTLLLLAKVVQNVGNLDTPVSRAKEAWMEPLQPTVRQGVAQLKDFITKLVDIEEKEELDLQRALNSQAPPVKEGPLFIHRTKGKGPLASSSFKKLYFSLTTEALSFAKTSSSKKSAFIKLASIRAAEKVEEKSFGSSHVMQVIYADDVGRSQTVYLQCKDQLHTVGAAHSVCVWGGLPHHQNHLMSHRLPRVNLMAAAPLLTSLFPGCSSLICTK, from the exons ATGGAGTGGAGGCGATCCCTCCGCCCCAGggctcccctccctgtcctggCACCAGCCTGCCAGCCGCGCCACTCGCGCTGCCCCCGGGAGGGGACCCAGGCGTCCGGATCCCTCCCCGCCAGGCCTCCACGTCGCCGACCCGCTATGGCCAGGCGCAGCTCGTTGTTCATCCGAATCGTAGAAGGGAAAAATCTGCCTGCTAAGGACAT CACGGGCAGCAGCGACCCCTACTGCATCGTGAAGGTGGACAATGAACCCATCATCAG GACAGCCACTGTGTGGAAGACCCTGTGCCCCTTCTGGGGTGAGGAGTATCAAGTTCATTTGCCTCCCACGTTCCACGCGGTGGCCTTCTATGTCATGGATGAGGATGCTCTCAG CCGGGACGACGTTATTGGGAAGGTCTGCCTCACGAGGGATATGCTAGCCTCTCATCCAAAGG GATTCAGTGGCTGGACCCACCTGATGGAGGTGGACCGGAATGAGGAGGTGCAGGGAGAGATCCACCTGCGCCTAGAGGTGGTGCCGGGGACCCATGCCAGCCGGTTGCGCTGCTCCGTGCTTGAGGCCAG GGATCTAGCCCCGAAAGACAGGAATGGCGCGTCTGACCCTTTCGTTCGCGTGCATTACAATGGCCGGACCCAGGAGACCTCG GTGGTGAAGAAATCCTGCTACCCACGCTGGAACGAGACATTTGAATTTGAGCTAGAAGAGGGAGCCGCAGAAGCACTGTCCGTGGAGGCCTGGGACTGGGACCTTGTTAGCCGGAATGACTTTCTAGGCAAA GTGGTTGTCAATGTCCAGAGACTGTGTTCAGCCCAGCAGGAAGAGGGCTGGTTCCGGCTGCAACCTGACCAGTCCAAAAGCCGACGAGGCGA GGGCAACCTGGGCTCCTTACAGTTGGAGGTGCGGCTGCGGGATGAGACAGTGTTGCCATCCACCTGCTACCAGCCTCTCGTGCAGCTCCTGTGCCAGGAGGTGAAGCTGGGCACCCAG GGCCCAGGGCAGCTGATTCCAGTCATCGAGGAGACAACAAGTGCCGAGTGTCGCCAGGAAGTGGCCACCACCCTGCTCAAGCTTTTCCTGGGGCAGGGACTGGCCAAGGACTTTCTGGACCTGCTCTTTCAGCTGGAGCTGGGCCGAACCA GTGAGGCCAACACCCTCTTCCGGAGCAATTCTCTGGCCTCGAAATCCATGGAGTGTTTTCTGAAG GTGGCAGGAATGCGCTATCTGCATGGCATCCTGGGCCCCATTATTGACAGAGTGTTCGAGGAGAAGAAATATGTGGAGCTGGACCCCAGCAAAGTGGAAGTTAAGGATGTGGG GTGCTCTGGGCTGCACCGCCCACTTACGGAGGCCGAGGTGTTGGAGCAGAGCGCACAGACGCTGCGTACCCACTTGGTGGCGCTGCTGAGCGCACTATGCCGCTCGGTTCGCGCATGCCCAGCTGTGGTCCGCGCCACTTTCCGGCAATTGTTCCGGCGCGTGCGGGAGCGCTTCCCTAGCGCCCAGCACCAG AATGTACCATTCATCGCTGTCACTAGCTTCCTGTGCCTGCGCTTCTTCTCTCCTGCCATCATGTCGCCCAAGCTCTTCCATCTGCGGGAGCGGCATGCAGATGCTCGGACCAGCCGCACGCTACTCCTGCTGGCCAAG GTTGTGCAGAATGTAGGCAATCTGGACACACCGGTCTCCAGGGCCAAGGAGGCGTGGATGGAACCGCTACAGCCCACTGTGCGCCAGGGTGTGGCGCAACTGAAGGACTTCATCACCAAGCTCGTGGacatagaagaaaaggaag AGCTGGACCTGCAGCGGGCATTGAACTCGCAGGCACCACCAGTGAAGGAGGGTCCGCTGTTCATCCACAGGACCAAAGGCAAAGGCCCTCTTGCGTCCTCCTCGTTCAAGAAACTGTACTTCTCTCTCACCACCGAAGCCCTCAGCTTCGCCAAGACATCCAGCTCCAAG AAAAGCGCCTTCATCAAGCTCGCCAGCATCCGGGCTGCGGAGAAGGTGGAGGAAAAGAGCTTTGGCAGCTCCCACGTCATGCAGGTCATCTATGCAGACGATGTTGGCCGGTCCCAGACTGTCTACCTGCAGTGCAAG GACCAGCTGCACACCgttggtgccgcccacagtgtgtgtgtgtggggggggctccCACATCATCAAAATCATCTAATGTCCCACAGACTTCCACGGGTTAATCTGATGGCGGCAGCTCCTCTTTtgacttccctcttcccaggttgCTCTAGTTTGATATGTACCAAGTAG
- the Rasa4b gene encoding ras GTPase-activating protein 4B isoform X5 — translation MEWRRSLRPRAPLPVLAPACQPRHSRCPREGTQASGSLPARPPRRRPAMARRSSLFIRIVEGKNLPAKDITGSSDPYCIVKVDNEPIIRTATVWKTLCPFWGEEYQVHLPPTFHAVAFYVMDEDALSRDDVIGKVCLTRDMLASHPKGFSGWTHLMEVDRNEEVQGEIHLRLEVVPGTHASRLRCSVLEARDLAPKDRNGASDPFVRVHYNGRTQETSVVKKSCYPRWNETFEFELEEGAAEALSVEAWDWDLVSRNDFLGKVVVNVQRLCSAQQEEGWFRLQPDQSKSRRGEGNLGSLQLEVRLRDETVLPSTCYQPLVQLLCQEVKLGTQGPGQLIPVIEETTSAECRQEVATTLLKLFLGQGLAKDFLDLLFQLELGRTSEANTLFRSNSLASKSMECFLKVAGMRYLHGILGPIIDRVFEEKKYVELDPSKVEVKDVGCSGLHRPLTEAEVLEQSAQTLRTHLVALLSALCRSVRACPAVVRATFRQLFRRVRERFPSAQHQNVPFIAVTSFLCLRFFSPAIMSPKLFHLRERHADARTSRTLLLLAKVVQNVGNLDTPVSRAKEAWMEPLQPTVRQGVAQLKDFITKLVDIEEKEELDLQRALNSQAPPVKEGPLFIHRTKGKGPLASSSFKKLYFSLTTEALSFAKTSSSKKSAFIKLASIRAAEKVEEKSFGSSHVMQVIYADDVGRSQTVYLQCKCVNELNQWLSALRKVSINNTGLLGSYHPGIFRGDRWSCCHQKDRTGRSSGS, via the exons ATGGAGTGGAGGCGATCCCTCCGCCCCAGggctcccctccctgtcctggCACCAGCCTGCCAGCCGCGCCACTCGCGCTGCCCCCGGGAGGGGACCCAGGCGTCCGGATCCCTCCCCGCCAGGCCTCCACGTCGCCGACCCGCTATGGCCAGGCGCAGCTCGTTGTTCATCCGAATCGTAGAAGGGAAAAATCTGCCTGCTAAGGACAT CACGGGCAGCAGCGACCCCTACTGCATCGTGAAGGTGGACAATGAACCCATCATCAG GACAGCCACTGTGTGGAAGACCCTGTGCCCCTTCTGGGGTGAGGAGTATCAAGTTCATTTGCCTCCCACGTTCCACGCGGTGGCCTTCTATGTCATGGATGAGGATGCTCTCAG CCGGGACGACGTTATTGGGAAGGTCTGCCTCACGAGGGATATGCTAGCCTCTCATCCAAAGG GATTCAGTGGCTGGACCCACCTGATGGAGGTGGACCGGAATGAGGAGGTGCAGGGAGAGATCCACCTGCGCCTAGAGGTGGTGCCGGGGACCCATGCCAGCCGGTTGCGCTGCTCCGTGCTTGAGGCCAG GGATCTAGCCCCGAAAGACAGGAATGGCGCGTCTGACCCTTTCGTTCGCGTGCATTACAATGGCCGGACCCAGGAGACCTCG GTGGTGAAGAAATCCTGCTACCCACGCTGGAACGAGACATTTGAATTTGAGCTAGAAGAGGGAGCCGCAGAAGCACTGTCCGTGGAGGCCTGGGACTGGGACCTTGTTAGCCGGAATGACTTTCTAGGCAAA GTGGTTGTCAATGTCCAGAGACTGTGTTCAGCCCAGCAGGAAGAGGGCTGGTTCCGGCTGCAACCTGACCAGTCCAAAAGCCGACGAGGCGA GGGCAACCTGGGCTCCTTACAGTTGGAGGTGCGGCTGCGGGATGAGACAGTGTTGCCATCCACCTGCTACCAGCCTCTCGTGCAGCTCCTGTGCCAGGAGGTGAAGCTGGGCACCCAG GGCCCAGGGCAGCTGATTCCAGTCATCGAGGAGACAACAAGTGCCGAGTGTCGCCAGGAAGTGGCCACCACCCTGCTCAAGCTTTTCCTGGGGCAGGGACTGGCCAAGGACTTTCTGGACCTGCTCTTTCAGCTGGAGCTGGGCCGAACCA GTGAGGCCAACACCCTCTTCCGGAGCAATTCTCTGGCCTCGAAATCCATGGAGTGTTTTCTGAAG GTGGCAGGAATGCGCTATCTGCATGGCATCCTGGGCCCCATTATTGACAGAGTGTTCGAGGAGAAGAAATATGTGGAGCTGGACCCCAGCAAAGTGGAAGTTAAGGATGTGGG GTGCTCTGGGCTGCACCGCCCACTTACGGAGGCCGAGGTGTTGGAGCAGAGCGCACAGACGCTGCGTACCCACTTGGTGGCGCTGCTGAGCGCACTATGCCGCTCGGTTCGCGCATGCCCAGCTGTGGTCCGCGCCACTTTCCGGCAATTGTTCCGGCGCGTGCGGGAGCGCTTCCCTAGCGCCCAGCACCAG AATGTACCATTCATCGCTGTCACTAGCTTCCTGTGCCTGCGCTTCTTCTCTCCTGCCATCATGTCGCCCAAGCTCTTCCATCTGCGGGAGCGGCATGCAGATGCTCGGACCAGCCGCACGCTACTCCTGCTGGCCAAG GTTGTGCAGAATGTAGGCAATCTGGACACACCGGTCTCCAGGGCCAAGGAGGCGTGGATGGAACCGCTACAGCCCACTGTGCGCCAGGGTGTGGCGCAACTGAAGGACTTCATCACCAAGCTCGTGGacatagaagaaaaggaag AGCTGGACCTGCAGCGGGCATTGAACTCGCAGGCACCACCAGTGAAGGAGGGTCCGCTGTTCATCCACAGGACCAAAGGCAAAGGCCCTCTTGCGTCCTCCTCGTTCAAGAAACTGTACTTCTCTCTCACCACCGAAGCCCTCAGCTTCGCCAAGACATCCAGCTCCAAG AAAAGCGCCTTCATCAAGCTCGCCAGCATCCGGGCTGCGGAGAAGGTGGAGGAAAAGAGCTTTGGCAGCTCCCACGTCATGCAGGTCATCTATGCAGACGATGTTGGCCGGTCCCAGACTGTCTACCTGCAGTGCAAG TGTGTGAATGAGCTGAACCAGTGGCTGTCCGCACTGCGGAAGGTGAGCATCAACAACACGGGACTCCTGGGATCGTACCACCCTGGCATCTTCCGCGGGGACAGGTGGAGCTGCTGTCATcagaaggacaggacag